In a single window of the Nitrospinaceae bacterium genome:
- a CDS encoding DUF1722 domain-containing protein, producing the protein MQKFPRPTLVISRCLELTPCRYDGARVPFDFINHLLPHVKLLPVCPEVEIGLGTPREPIRLIRPGSATLLLQPKTGARLTRKMRSFAKEYLAGISTADGFILKSRSPSCGIRDTKIFPNLHATHPIDKGAGLFAEAVLTKFGHLAIEDEARLTSPANREHFLSKLFTLAAFRALKKSPTPRKLARFHDEYSPLLAAHSPKEGATLAEIAHKFTDIDKRLPAYEAHLRLALARPVPKARRGRYEPPFPKGLTLPL; encoded by the coding sequence ATGCAAAAATTCCCGCGCCCCACTCTCGTAATTAGCAGATGCCTGGAGCTAACGCCCTGCCGCTACGATGGGGCCCGCGTCCCCTTCGACTTCATCAACCACCTCCTACCCCACGTGAAGCTTCTGCCCGTCTGCCCCGAGGTCGAAATCGGCCTGGGCACACCGCGCGAGCCCATCCGCCTCATCCGCCCTGGGTCCGCCACCCTATTACTCCAGCCCAAAACCGGGGCACGCCTCACCAGAAAAATGCGGAGTTTCGCGAAAGAATACCTTGCAGGCATATCCACCGCCGATGGCTTTATCTTAAAAAGCCGCTCGCCCTCGTGCGGAATTCGGGACACGAAAATCTTCCCGAACCTCCATGCCACCCACCCCATAGACAAGGGCGCAGGGCTTTTCGCCGAGGCTGTCCTCACAAAATTCGGCCACCTCGCCATCGAAGACGAAGCCCGCCTCACAAGCCCCGCCAATAGAGAACACTTCCTCTCCAAACTCTTTACCCTCGCCGCCTTCCGGGCGCTCAAAAAATCGCCCACCCCGAGAAAACTCGCCCGCTTCCATGACGAATACAGCCCGCTTCTCGCCGCCCACAGCCCCAAAGAGGGGGCCACCCTGGCAGAGATTGCCCACAAATTCACCGATATAGATAAACGCCTGCCCGCCTATGAGGCCCATCTTCGCCTCGCCCTCGCCCGCCCCGTCCCCAAGGCGCGCCGGGGCCGCTATGAGCCCCCCTTTCCCAAAGGGCTCACGCTCCCCCTTTAG